Proteins encoded by one window of Clostridium bornimense:
- the essC gene encoding type VII secretion protein EssC, whose product MVNSNFTNILIIRNKNFYREVDLNLLHEEHIKIGNTDECSIKVKLPFRESITIQLNKVNKSWQVEELENAHLTFNGIHGASKILNNGDQIIIKDKINKIELFRMNLFIDFLVSDENYDKVIPMNNIEEIRVGSDADNEIIISDTFVDKAHCKIALDSSHNFYITDLNSRFGVFINGKKVEGRTYLCENDFIIICGYKFLFKNSCLCISKNNENIEIRGLNIYIKDIKDSLLKYPCLQRSPRIIERLPQDDIEVCEPPEKPSKPSNMIITSVIPLIGSVFMFLILNGQGVKYRVYSMGIMGISAVVSLIVYFIQNNEYKKNCMMREMKYNEYLEKCNTDISILKSEQIRITNNMNPGESLCIERVNEFARELWERIKSDPDYLKISLGKGKVPISFSINGPKDMDNFDEDQLRKKANNLVRNNTFVDPCNITIDLKEDAPIGVIGKREYTTSFLTSLLIKLTAQYSYEDIKIAFIFPVDELNKWNWLRWLPHVWDDKRDVRFLAYDKNSTHRVLNSIYSLIKDKNSAHYVIFFTDPSLIENEPIMPLIESNNSIGVSGIFLYDYIELIPKECKYIIEVNTPNEGVLRNVKDDAQKIKFTHENIEEYDMEEYAKHLAPVYVKNSFNHNLLPSNYTLFDLYNINNVNELNIDRLWNENKIYESMAVPLGINASGEIINLDIHEKSHGPHGLVAGTTGSGKSEMLQTFLLSMAINFHPHDVTFIIIDYKGGGMANQLKDLPHLVGTITNLDGNKIARSLISIKSELKKRQRLFDKFDVNHINSYMKLYKAGIAKEPMPHLVIVADEFAELKHDQPDFMNELVTTARIGRSLGVHLILATQKPAGVVDNQIWSNSKFKLCLKVQDASDSNEIIKSPLAANIVESGRCYFQVGNNEVFELFQSAWSGAKKYEDNDLNKKEIDIYEIGIDGTRKSLYSTNEENENKFSKTQLEIIVEEIKKVCSKRNITEIPCPWMPPLPTSITYDELEKFDRSIKSNISAVIGIIDMPKSQTQKPLLLKLEEGHTIFFGAPTTGKTTLLQTIIISLIKRYSPEDINIYILDFGTMALKIFEDSNIVGGVVTANNEEMMNNFIKFIRKEVNRRKEILSDMGVSSYAAYKEAGYKDLPNIIIIVDNFSACQELYPNNEDDFIVLSREGANLGIVLLITATNSSSIRYKMSVNFKTSFSLNCVEKSEYSNIFGRIPEILPESSKGRGLFKEDEIYEFQGALPVKGETEIERVSNMKKVIANRNIKYPVKSTKIPSVPKILMLSDIYNDAKFKKIDRDGIIPIGIDIEEIQLSFVDIFQNATLPIIGKNGMGKRNIMKVIMDVLSRRDNISMIVLNSSGYGLAGINRFNNTSKVIKNEEEIIDLFFDIDEELNRRRSSLNDFIKENSKETPIFKNIVIFIDDFEEFIKITEKNIEIKNIINRIVTKDYVLGINIVFACDENTISQHSYNLDYISNIRKNNFGIYLDKLENRRFFDVKLKFGYNEKYLSKGEGYIISNGSYSRVKFAKL is encoded by the coding sequence GATGAATCTTTTTATAGATTTTTTAGTTAGCGATGAAAATTATGATAAAGTGATACCGATGAATAATATTGAAGAAATAAGAGTAGGTAGCGATGCTGATAATGAAATTATTATAAGTGATACTTTTGTTGATAAGGCTCATTGTAAAATAGCATTAGATAGTAGTCATAATTTCTATATAACAGATTTAAATTCAAGGTTTGGCGTTTTTATAAATGGAAAAAAGGTTGAAGGACGTACTTATTTATGTGAGAATGACTTTATTATAATATGTGGTTATAAGTTTTTATTTAAAAATAGTTGTTTATGTATATCTAAGAATAATGAAAATATAGAAATTAGGGGATTGAATATATACATAAAGGATATAAAAGACTCATTACTTAAATATCCTTGTTTACAAAGAAGTCCAAGAATTATAGAACGATTACCTCAGGATGATATTGAAGTTTGTGAACCACCAGAAAAACCATCAAAGCCTTCAAATATGATAATAACCTCGGTTATTCCATTAATAGGTAGTGTTTTTATGTTTCTGATATTAAATGGACAAGGAGTTAAATATAGGGTATATTCCATGGGAATTATGGGTATATCGGCAGTGGTATCGTTAATTGTTTATTTTATACAAAATAATGAATACAAGAAAAATTGTATGATGAGAGAAATGAAATATAATGAATATCTTGAAAAATGTAATACAGATATATCGATACTTAAAAGTGAACAAATAAGAATTACTAATAATATGAATCCTGGAGAAAGTCTTTGTATAGAGAGAGTCAATGAATTTGCAAGAGAGTTATGGGAGAGGATAAAAAGCGATCCTGACTATTTAAAAATATCACTTGGAAAAGGAAAGGTACCAATTTCATTTTCTATAAATGGACCGAAAGATATGGATAATTTTGATGAGGATCAGTTAAGAAAAAAAGCAAATAATTTAGTTAGGAATAATACTTTTGTAGATCCTTGTAATATTACTATAGATTTGAAAGAGGATGCTCCTATTGGAGTAATAGGAAAAAGAGAGTATACTACAAGTTTTTTAACATCTTTACTTATAAAATTAACAGCACAATACAGTTATGAGGATATAAAGATAGCATTTATTTTTCCAGTAGATGAGTTAAATAAGTGGAATTGGCTAAGGTGGTTGCCTCATGTTTGGGATGATAAAAGAGATGTAAGATTTTTAGCTTATGATAAAAATAGCACTCACAGAGTTTTAAATAGTATTTATTCTTTAATTAAAGATAAAAATAGTGCTCATTATGTTATATTTTTTACAGATCCATCACTAATTGAAAATGAGCCTATAATGCCTCTAATAGAGAGTAATAATTCCATTGGTGTATCAGGAATTTTTTTATATGATTATATAGAATTAATTCCTAAGGAGTGTAAATATATCATTGAAGTTAATACTCCTAATGAAGGCGTATTAAGAAATGTTAAAGATGATGCTCAGAAGATAAAATTTACCCATGAAAATATAGAAGAATATGATATGGAGGAGTATGCTAAGCATCTTGCACCGGTATATGTAAAAAATAGCTTTAATCACAATTTATTACCAAGTAATTATACATTATTTGATTTGTACAATATTAATAATGTAAATGAGTTAAATATAGATAGATTATGGAATGAAAATAAAATATATGAGTCTATGGCTGTACCACTTGGAATAAACGCTAGTGGAGAAATTATAAATTTAGATATACATGAAAAATCTCATGGCCCACATGGGTTAGTTGCCGGTACAACTGGTTCAGGGAAAAGTGAAATGTTACAAACTTTTCTATTGTCAATGGCTATTAATTTTCATCCTCATGATGTCACTTTCATTATTATTGATTATAAAGGTGGAGGAATGGCTAATCAGCTTAAAGATTTACCACATCTTGTAGGTACAATTACTAATTTAGATGGCAATAAAATAGCGAGATCATTAATTTCTATAAAAAGTGAACTAAAAAAGAGACAACGTCTTTTTGATAAATTTGACGTTAATCATATAAATTCATATATGAAGTTATATAAAGCTGGTATTGCAAAAGAACCAATGCCTCATTTAGTTATAGTAGCTGATGAATTTGCAGAATTAAAACATGATCAACCAGATTTTATGAATGAATTGGTTACTACAGCGAGAATTGGAAGAAGTTTGGGTGTTCACTTGATTTTGGCAACTCAAAAACCAGCTGGAGTAGTAGATAATCAAATATGGTCAAATTCTAAATTTAAATTGTGTTTAAAAGTACAAGATGCTAGCGATAGTAATGAAATAATTAAATCACCATTAGCAGCAAATATAGTGGAATCTGGAAGATGCTATTTTCAAGTTGGAAATAATGAGGTGTTTGAATTATTTCAATCAGCTTGGAGTGGAGCTAAGAAGTATGAGGATAACGATTTAAATAAAAAAGAAATAGATATATACGAGATTGGTATAGATGGAACGAGAAAAAGTTTATATTCAACAAATGAAGAAAACGAAAATAAGTTTAGTAAAACTCAACTAGAGATAATAGTTGAAGAAATAAAGAAAGTTTGTTCAAAAAGAAATATAACAGAAATACCATGTCCATGGATGCCACCATTACCTACAAGTATTACTTATGATGAATTAGAAAAGTTTGATAGAAGTATAAAAAGTAATATATCTGCAGTAATAGGAATAATTGATATGCCTAAAAGTCAAACGCAAAAGCCTTTGCTGTTGAAATTAGAAGAAGGTCATACAATATTTTTTGGAGCACCAACCACTGGTAAAACAACATTATTACAAACTATCATTATTTCTCTTATTAAAAGATATTCACCAGAGGACATTAATATATACATTTTAGATTTTGGAACAATGGCTCTTAAGATATTTGAAGACAGTAATATAGTTGGTGGGGTAGTAACTGCAAATAATGAAGAGATGATGAATAATTTTATAAAATTTATTAGAAAAGAAGTTAATAGAAGAAAAGAAATATTATCAGATATGGGGGTAAGTTCTTATGCTGCATATAAAGAAGCTGGATATAAGGATTTGCCTAATATAATTATAATTGTAGATAACTTCTCAGCTTGCCAAGAATTATATCCTAACAATGAAGATGACTTTATAGTTTTGTCTAGGGAAGGTGCAAACTTGGGAATAGTATTGCTTATAACAGCTACAAATAGTAGTAGTATAAGATATAAGATGAGTGTTAATTTTAAAACAAGTTTCTCATTGAATTGTGTAGAGAAGTCTGAATATAGTAATATATTTGGAAGAATTCCAGAAATATTACCAGAGAGTTCAAAAGGAAGAGGTTTGTTTAAAGAAGATGAAATTTATGAATTTCAAGGAGCACTTCCTGTTAAAGGAGAAACGGAAATAGAAAGAGTTTCTAATATGAAAAAAGTTATCGCTAATAGAAATATTAAATATCCAGTAAAATCTACTAAAATACCGTCAGTACCTAAAATACTAATGCTTAGTGATATTTATAATGATGCTAAATTTAAGAAAATTGATAGAGATGGAATAATTCCAATTGGAATTGATATAGAGGAAATTCAATTATCATTTGTAGATATTTTTCAAAATGCTACACTACCTATTATAGGAAAGAATGGTATGGGAAAAAGAAATATAATGAAAGTAATTATGGATGTATTAAGTAGAAGAGATAATATATCTATGATAGTTTTAAACTCATCAGGATATGGTCTTGCAGGAATTAACAGATTCAATAATACATCTAAAGTTATAAAAAATGAAGAGGAAATAATAGATTTATTTTTTGATATTGATGAAGAATTAAATAGGAGAAGAAGTAGTTTAAATGATTTTATAAAAGAAAATTCGAAAGAAACACCAATATTTAAAAACATAGTTATTTTTATTGATGATTTTGAAGAATTTATTAAAATAACAGAAAAAAATATAGAAATAAAAAATATAATTAATAGGATTGTTACAAAAGATTATGTATTAGGTATTAATATAGTATTTGCTTGTGATGAAAATACTATTAGTCAGCATAGTTATAATCTTGACTATATTTCAAATATACGAAAAAATAATTTTGGAATTTACTTAGATAAGTTAGAGAATAGAAGATTTTTTGATGTTAAATTAAAATTTGGATACAATGAAAAATATTTATCTAAAGGAGAAGGATATATTATATCTAATGGATCCTATAGTAGAGTTAAATTTGCAAAATTATAA
- a CDS encoding WXG100 family type VII secretion target yields MSVIKVTPEELERCANAFKNAGDTTDSVINDLDVQIDMLLSSWEGGSRNSFLLQYEELRPQIKKFVELTHSIEYKLRNVSEMMQDTDEKMANRFR; encoded by the coding sequence ATGTCAGTTATTAAAGTTACACCGGAGGAATTAGAAAGATGCGCCAATGCTTTTAAGAATGCTGGAGATACTACAGATAGTGTAATAAATGATCTTGATGTACAAATAGATATGCTTTTAAGTTCTTGGGAAGGTGGTTCTAGAAATTCTTTTTTACTTCAATATGAGGAACTAAGACCACAGATTAAGAAATTTGTGGAGTTAACACATTCTATAGAATATAAGCTAAGGAATGTATCAGAGATGATGCAAGATACTGATGAAAAAATGGCAAACAGATTTAGATAG
- the cobT gene encoding nicotinate-nucleotide--dimethylbenzimidazole phosphoribosyltransferase: protein MNYYLNRINEVIEGIEELNRSAMIKAEERLNSLAKPIGSLGKLEDIAVQLSGITGKIKNKVEKKAIIIMCADNGVVEEGVASGPQSLTVAQTINFTRGLTGVAVLAEKNNSDLIVVDVGINSDEKIQSVKERKIRKSTDNIAKGPAMTYEECLRAIVVGIDMVEEAKKSGYDLIGVGEMGIGNTTTSSAVLSVITGCEVEKVVGKGAGLTKDAFEKKKKVIRDAIKINNPDKNNIIDVLSKVGGFDLAAMTGVFLGAAFYKIPVVIDGFISVVAALAAFKINSLAKEYFIPSHKSWEVGYNIAIENMHLEPMLDLNMRLGEGSGCPIAFSIVEYSCAIMNNMATFDEAEIDDSYLEEVREKENYIV from the coding sequence ATGAATTATTATTTAAATAGAATAAATGAAGTAATTGAAGGTATAGAAGAGCTAAATAGAAGTGCAATGATAAAAGCTGAAGAAAGGTTAAATTCACTTGCAAAACCAATAGGTAGTCTTGGTAAGTTAGAAGATATAGCGGTGCAATTATCAGGTATTACAGGTAAAATAAAAAATAAAGTTGAAAAAAAAGCTATAATAATAATGTGTGCTGATAATGGAGTGGTAGAAGAGGGAGTAGCTTCAGGTCCACAGTCATTGACAGTAGCACAAACTATAAATTTTACAAGGGGATTAACAGGGGTAGCAGTATTAGCAGAAAAAAATAATTCAGATTTAATAGTTGTGGATGTTGGTATAAATAGTGATGAAAAAATCCAATCAGTAAAGGAGAGAAAAATAAGAAAATCTACAGATAATATTGCAAAAGGTCCTGCAATGACATATGAAGAATGTTTAAGAGCAATAGTTGTTGGTATAGATATGGTAGAAGAAGCTAAGAAAAGTGGATATGATTTGATAGGGGTAGGTGAAATGGGAATAGGAAATACTACTACAAGTAGTGCTGTTCTTTCAGTAATTACAGGATGTGAAGTAGAAAAGGTAGTAGGAAAAGGTGCAGGATTAACTAAGGATGCTTTTGAAAAAAAGAAAAAAGTTATAAGAGATGCTATAAAGATAAATAACCCTGATAAAAATAATATTATAGATGTATTATCAAAAGTTGGAGGTTTTGATTTAGCAGCTATGACAGGGGTGTTTTTAGGTGCAGCCTTTTATAAAATACCTGTGGTAATAGATGGATTTATATCTGTAGTAGCAGCATTAGCAGCTTTTAAGATAAATAGTTTAGCTAAAGAATATTTTATACCATCTCATAAGTCATGGGAAGTTGGTTATAATATTGCAATTGAAAATATGCATTTGGAGCCAATGCTAGATTTAAATATGAGATTAGGTGAAGGAAGTGGATGTCCAATAGCATTTTCTATAGTAGAATATTCTTGTGCTATTATGAACAACATGGCAACATTTGATGAAGCAGAAATAGATGATAGTTATTTAGAAGAAGTAAGAGAAAAAGAAAATTATATTGTTTAA
- a CDS encoding cob(I)yrinic acid a,c-diamide adenosyltransferase: protein MDQGLIHIYCGDGKGKTTAAMGLGMRAAGRKKKVLLTQFLKSGRTGELASIEKLDEYFHIFEGKPVNKFVWNMNYEEKAVTKDEHGSRFRKVVDKAIDEDYDMLILDESIASINLEFIDLNEVISFLKNKPYGLEVIMTGRNPKEELIDLADYVSEIKCVKHPYEKGIPSRIGIEK from the coding sequence ATGGATCAGGGATTAATTCATATATATTGTGGTGATGGAAAAGGAAAAACTACTGCTGCAATGGGACTTGGAATGAGAGCAGCAGGAAGAAAGAAAAAAGTATTATTGACTCAATTTTTGAAAAGTGGAAGAACGGGAGAGTTAGCATCAATAGAAAAATTAGACGAGTATTTTCATATTTTTGAAGGTAAACCTGTTAATAAGTTTGTATGGAATATGAATTATGAAGAAAAAGCGGTTACCAAAGATGAACATGGAAGTAGATTTAGAAAAGTAGTAGATAAAGCTATAGACGAAGACTATGATATGTTAATATTAGATGAGAGTATAGCATCTATAAATTTAGAATTTATAGATTTAAATGAAGTTATAAGCTTTCTAAAAAACAAACCTTATGGATTAGAAGTTATAATGACTGGTAGAAATCCTAAAGAAGAATTGATAGATTTAGCTGACTATGTGTCAGAGATAAAGTGTGTAAAACATCCTTATGAAAAAGGTATACCATCTAGAATAGGAATAGAAAAGTGA
- a CDS encoding bifunctional adenosylcobinamide kinase/adenosylcobinamide-phosphate guanylyltransferase translates to MIYFIVGGSKSGKSFYGEKEAIKLCKNSELYYIATMNPYDKEDEKRIETHRRQRDGLGFKTIEQYRDIEEILLKVNYSSTIFIDSITSLLTNEMFLENEIIEKPSRKIIDGIKKVVESASNVVIISDYIFSDSIIYDKYTEEFKKELGYINIKIANMADKVVECFFGNVYVHKDIEENK, encoded by the coding sequence GTGATTTACTTTATAGTGGGAGGATCCAAAAGCGGGAAATCATTTTATGGAGAGAAAGAGGCAATTAAGTTATGTAAGAATAGTGAGTTATATTATATAGCAACAATGAATCCATATGATAAAGAAGATGAGAAAAGAATTGAAACCCATCGAAGGCAGAGAGATGGTTTGGGATTTAAAACAATTGAACAGTATAGAGATATAGAAGAAATATTACTTAAGGTAAATTATTCTTCTACCATATTTATTGATAGCATTACATCTTTATTAACAAATGAAATGTTTTTAGAAAATGAAATTATAGAAAAACCAAGTAGAAAAATAATAGATGGTATAAAAAAAGTTGTTGAATCTGCTAGTAATGTTGTTATTATATCTGACTATATATTTAGTGATAGTATAATATATGACAAGTATACAGAGGAATTTAAAAAAGAGTTAGGATATATAAATATTAAGATAGCTAATATGGCAGATAAAGTAGTAGAATGTTTTTTTGGAAACGTATATGTACATAAAGATATAGAGGAGAATAAATGA
- a CDS encoding adenosylcobinamide-GDP ribazoletransferase — MKRYLKGLLMALGMFTIIPMPKTYWDDESSRHIMKSYPVIGLVIGALWTILYKLLLYLNTSNMIRTAILMIFPFFITGMLHLDGFMDVCDALLSRRDKEEKVRILKDPNTGAFAVISLAMIFIINFSAMYTFIEKGIPFYILLVIPIISRSIIAIMLLIKPTMKESSFGAYFKKGTGKFDIIVLMIFLLISISCSFILLKIKGILLAILMIITVVLTVNNSCKELGGINGDIAGHGLVLAESIALLFLSLV, encoded by the coding sequence ATGAAAAGATATTTAAAAGGATTATTGATGGCGTTAGGAATGTTTACTATAATTCCTATGCCTAAAACTTATTGGGATGATGAAAGTTCAAGGCACATTATGAAATCTTATCCTGTAATAGGATTAGTAATAGGAGCGTTATGGACTATTCTTTATAAATTACTATTATATTTAAACACATCAAATATGATAAGAACTGCAATACTAATGATTTTTCCATTTTTTATTACAGGAATGTTACATTTAGATGGGTTTATGGATGTATGTGATGCTTTATTATCTAGAAGAGATAAAGAAGAGAAAGTAAGGATACTTAAAGATCCTAATACCGGTGCTTTTGCGGTTATATCTTTAGCTATGATTTTTATTATTAATTTTTCGGCAATGTATACATTTATTGAAAAAGGTATTCCTTTCTACATTTTATTAGTAATTCCTATAATATCAAGAAGTATAATTGCAATAATGCTTTTGATAAAACCTACTATGAAGGAAAGTTCATTTGGAGCTTATTTTAAAAAAGGGACAGGAAAGTTTGATATTATTGTACTAATGATTTTTCTTTTAATTTCTATATCATGTAGCTTTATTTTATTAAAGATAAAAGGAATTCTATTAGCAATATTAATGATAATAACGGTAGTTTTAACAGTGAATAATTCTTGCAAAGAGCTTGGAGGTATCAATGGTGATATTGCTGGACATGGATTAGTATTAGCGGAGTCTATTGCTCTTTTATTTTTATCATTAGTGTAG
- a CDS encoding bifunctional adenosylcobinamide kinase/adenosylcobinamide-phosphate guanylyltransferase: protein MILVVGGAYNGKLSFVQEQFNISKENICFCNEENIDFSKQVIYKFHKKIYMQRISGNNPVDELHKIKEKLKDKIIICDDISSGIVPLKKEERLWREDTGRCLQILSKEANIIYRVFCGIPTLIKNEEL from the coding sequence GTGATTTTAGTAGTTGGTGGAGCTTATAATGGAAAATTAAGCTTTGTACAGGAACAATTCAATATATCTAAAGAAAATATATGTTTTTGTAATGAAGAAAACATTGATTTTTCAAAACAAGTTATATATAAATTTCATAAAAAAATATATATGCAAAGGATAAGTGGAAATAATCCAGTTGATGAATTACATAAGATTAAAGAAAAACTAAAAGATAAAATAATAATTTGTGATGATATTTCTTCTGGAATAGTTCCATTAAAGAAAGAAGAAAGACTTTGGAGAGAGGATACTGGTAGATGTCTACAAATATTAAGTAAAGAGGCTAATATTATATATAGAGTTTTTTGTGGAATACCTACATTAATTAAAAATGAAGAGTTATAA